The following DNA comes from Candidatus Poribacteria bacterium.
TGAGGGCAAACGCTTCAACGCACCGAACGATGCCGCTGTCCATCCTGACGGACATATCTGGTTCACTGACCCGGGATACGGTATCCTTTCCCATTATGAAGGGCATAAAGCAGAATTTGAATTGCCAACTTCCGTTTATCGCCTGAATCCAGACACTGGCGAAGCAATCGTTGTAACGGAGGAAATCGAAAGACCGAACGGTATCTGTTTTTCACCCGATTACAATAAACTTTACGTTGCGGATACGGGTCCACCGAAAAACATTGTTGTCTATGATGTCCTTAACAGTGAACGGTTGGCGAACAAACAGGTATTCGCGGATATGGCACCCGGTGCGGCTGATGGTCTGCGGTGTGATACCGATGGGAACCTCTGGGCAGGTGCTGGTTGGGTTGGTGAGGGCTACGACGGTGTGCATATCTTCGCGCCAGATGGGACGCTTATCGGAAAGATTCATCTTCCGGAAATTTGTGCAAATATCTGTTTCGGCGGCGTGAAACGAAACAGGCTCTTTATGACAGGGAGCCAATCTCTTTATTCAGTTTATGTGAATGCACAAGGGGTCCCCTACTTTTAAACGGGTGCTATAAACATTTGACAAGCCGAAAAAAATAGGGTATAATTGTGTTATAGGCGTTATGAACGAGAAATCGGACGGTGACAGCAGAGGCTTTTCGCAAGTTTTCCGCTGCTTTAACTGTAGGGAGTTGACGAAGGATTATGAGCACTTCAAAACAACTTTCACGTCGAACATTTTTACGCGGTTTGGGAGTGAGTGTCGCACTACCGTGGCTGGAAGTGATGGGACCCCTTACATCGTGGGCAAACGCTCCCGCGAGTGGGGTGGCACACCAGACGGCTCCGAATCGGATGGCGTTCCTTTACGTGCCTAACGGAAAGATTATGGAGGACTGGATACCAAGTCAAATAGGTGCTGACTACGGACTCCCAGAAATCCTGAAACCGTTAGAAAGTGTAAAGGACAAAATGTTGGTACTAAGCGGTCTAACGGCTGATAAAGCGCGCCACAACGGCGATGGCGGTGGCGATCACGCGCGGGCAATGTCGGCGTTCCTCACTGGCGCCCAACCCCGTAAGACGGATGGCGCCAACATTCAGGCGGGAATTTCAGTCGATCAGGCAGCCGCTATGCGTATCGGAAACCGAACCCGCTTGCCTTCCTTAGAACTCGGAATTGATCCGGGGAGAAGGTCCGGAAATTGCGACTCCGGTTACAGCTGTGTCTATTCATCATCTCTCTCGTGGCGTTCTGCTACACAGCCGCTTCCCAATGAAATCAACCCAAAAGCCGCTTTTGAACGACTGTTCTCCTCTTTACCCGACACACAACGAGAAGCACGCGATCAACAACGAAAAAGTATTCTCGATTTTGTAAGACAGGACTCAAAAGATTTACTTCATCGGGTCAGCGGGAACGATGTCCGGAAACTCGATGAGTATTTCTCCTCTATCCGTGATATTGAAGTGAGAATCGCATCGGCTGAAAAGTTTCCACCGATCGAGAGCCCGGACTATACCGTGCCCGAGGAAATTCCAGCAGACTACCAAGAACATCTGCGTCTGATGATGGACCTCATGGTACTCGCATTCCAGGCGGATGTAACCCGCGTTACGACCTTCGTCCTCGCAAATGAAGGAAGCAATAAACCCTATCCCTTCGTTGATGTTCCAGATGGACACCACTACCTGTCACATCACGGGGGTGATGAAGAGAAGATAGAAAAAATCAAACGCATTGATATTTTTCATTCTCAACAGTTGGCATACTTCTTGGAAAAATTCGACGCTACCCCTGAAGGAGAGGGTTCGCTCTTGGAGCATTCGATGATTCTGTACGGTAGCGGGAATGCAGATGGCAACCGACACAGTCACCACGATCTCCCGATTCTACTCGCTGGAAACGGTTGTGGCACGATCAAAAGTGGTCGTCATATCCGTTATCCGAAAGAGACGCCGCTTAACAATCTCTGGCTATCCATGCTCAATCGGATGGATGTGGATCTTGCCCAATTAGGCGATAGTACTGGTAGTTTACAGGGACTCGCTTAGCTCGAAAATATAGGCGCGCTCCGTAAGCGCGCCTCTTTCCAACTCCCCCATAATCCTCACTGTTCATCCCATACTAATCGGTATCTTCAGCAGGCGATCCAGTCTCAGCAATCCGCATCAATTCTTCATCGTCCAAGTCAAGGTCTACGTCCTCAGAGAAGGGCTGTGGAACCTTGTATGGCGTCTTTGCGTATACCTCAACGACATTCTCGTCGGGGTCGTAAAAGTAAATTGCCAGGGAAATTCCGTGATTCACCACACTCCGAATTCTTACTTCCTCCGACTTCAGAAGCGCGTAGAACTGTTTTAAATCCGCGATATCTTCAACAATGAAAGAGACCTGTTGCACAACTTTTGCACCTGGTGCGACATCCCTGCCGGGACACAAGGCGAGTTCATGGTGTTCCGACTCTGGTTGCGCACTGAGAAAAATAATATGTCCTTCTGGATGTGCGTCGGTAACGGTGAGACCAAGAATGCGGGTATAGAAATCTTGGGACTTTTGGACATCCGTGCAGTAGAGTCCGACATGACCAAGTTCCTTAACGGCTAACATTTTTTACCCTCCTGTGGTATCGAAATTAGTAATCTCAGTTTATCACGAAACTGGAAGATAGATCAAGTAGATGTGCCGATTTAAACATTCACATCTTTTGATCGTCTTAAAATTGCAGATACACGTAAGATACACAAGGAGGAACAGAAATTTGCACTCCAAAAAACCGATTTCTCATCAAAAGAGCAGACTGAACGACCTCGACATCGCCGACTGCATCAACAAGACCTGCCCTTGGTCGGGTGAGCCAGTACAAGCCGATTCGCTGACCGAGTACGACGGCCACGTCGTTGGATTCTGCAACCCCGGATGCCGCGATCAGTTTGAAACGGCGGTCCGCCATTTCGAGGAAGCAAAGTCGGCGAAAGCGAGCCGATAGCCTTCCGCAGAACATGCGATGAATCTCACGACGACAAACGCATTCGCTTAAAATGTGTTAAAATGGATATCCGACTTTAACAGTCGGATATCTTGTAAAGATCCGTTTCAATTCCATATTAATATTACTATGAGTAATATTAAACGATCACCCTCAATCGCTCCCCCGACATTTTCTCAGGAACACATTCGAAGAATAGGGAGAAAATCCCTCGAAATTATCTGGTATTCTGTTGTAAAATGACGGGCACCTTCTGATTAGACATCTGCAGCACAATTTCGCGGTATTAAGCACACGAACCCAGTTGTTGTGTGGGTTTATAGCAAAATATCATTACTTTGGAAAAATATATTTTTGAGAATGGGTTTCATTATCAAAAATCACAATCGCAATTTGAGATGTTTTCGGAGGTGTTCTATCGGGGACCGAGTTGTGCCCGAAGGCGCTCTAACTCAGCCTCTAAAGCCTTCCGTCGTTCCGTTTCTTCTGCAGCACGCGCTTCGGCTTCCGTTCTCAGACGCTGCTCCTCGATTCTTAGATGTTCCTCTTCCATAGAAGTCGTGATCGGGGTGTCGTCCGGCAGATACGGGCGTAAAAGTCGCACCTCGTTAGGCAGGAGATTTTCCCAGCGAAACAAGAGGTTTAACGTCTCGCTGAACAAACCCCCTTGCACGTCCGGTAGGATTTCGCTAATGCCACCCAATGGACTTCGCCGCCACCCTCGGAACTCCGCGGGCTTCTTCATTTCAGGCTGATGGATGAAGTATTCTGGAACGCCCATATCCATCAAATACAGTTGCACTTTCTCGTTCCGGTCTTGATTCGCAGTTGAATCCGAAAGGAATTCGAAAACCGCGGCGGGAACAGCACCTTCGGACCAAGTGTAAAAACTACGCCGTTGCGGAAATTTATCAACCCCTAAAACAACATAAACATCTGGAGCGACGAATTTTGTCAGGTCGCCTTCACGGTAGTAGATGAAATTGTCAATGCCAACATAGATGTGCGGATTGATTGCAAAATATCGGTAGAGTTGGTCAAAAAAGTTAGAAATCTGTTCCGCGTGGAATCCCGTGGCAGCCATAGGTTCATCGTCCTCGCAGGGGTATCCTTCAATGTAGATAGTCGGTTTCCCACTCGCTTTTGGAAAGACAGGCATATACTTTCTTTGCTTGAATTCAAAGTCTTTTAGAGTCTCCATAATTTTCTTCCTTGTGGGGAACTGTGGGAGCCTAATAGGTTAAAGTGTTGGATTTCGCTGGTATTTGGGGTATGTTCGAGTTCGATGTTTCGCGCACGGTAACTGCCATGCTATTTTCATATAATTTTAGCAAAATGCGTATGGTTTGTCAAGTCAAAACCGATAGGACAAAGCAGCTGGAGATAGGTTACCAGTCTTTAAAGGGAAATATGCGGGTTTCTGTCGCCATTCCGTAGAAGCTCCATAGACTGCCAGCGACGAACTCACCGAGAATTAAACCGAGGAAGAACGGTGCCGCCTTTCGATGCAATTGCAAGCCGCCCTGTTTGATGATCAGCCATTTTGCGGTCGTACTAATCACAAGTGAGATCCAGAGCCAGTTCATACACCAATCCGCTGCCCCGGAGACGGCATAACCAACGGCATGGAAGGGCCACCAAAAGAAACGCATCCGTAAAAACATCAACAGAAATGTGAATCCCATTCCGAGGCCCATGGACGTCACCTCTGGAATATTCGGTCCTGTTGGAAAATTGAGTTGTTGTTGCAACCGATTGAACGGATGGCGTGCAAAACCACCATGCGTCCCAAAATGATAGACATCGTGTAGATATGCCCAGAAAGAACCGATCGAACCGACGAGTGCTGCAAGGAGCATCACCCACACCAAGGGTTTCGGATTAAACCGCGCCCGTGAGGCAAGTTGGAACCCTTCTAACTGATGTGGCATTGGATGACTGCGGTGCGCACGATTAAAGAAAAATAGGAAAGAAAGTGCTGTCAGGTTTGGACCTCCCATGCCCCGCGAACCCAGAATCGTCGGTAAAGCGTAATCGGGACCCATGTAATGGAGATCGTGGGCAGGGGCACCGGATTCTACCCGCATGCGTGTAATTCCGGTTGACAAGGCGAAATACATCGCAAAGAAAGCGATACCGAGCGAAATACTGATACCTATCTTCACAGAAAACGCGATGAGATAGATGCATCCCAGCACAATGCCTACAACGGCAGTCCGATACCGCATCGGTTCAACGGATTCATCGAGGCTTGAACGACCTGTGGTAATCTGTTTGAAGACCTCAGCGAGGTATTTTCGGCTTGCCCATATCGCGAAAATCGCAAGCCCAAGATACGCGCCCAACGACTGCTGTCGGTCATAAGGGAATCCCGGTAGTCCTCGAACTCCGATGATGGCGCCAACGACTCGCTGCATTTTACGAAATAGGTAGAAAAACCAGCAGGAGAACGATAAATCCAGCGGCATGAAGAATCCGAGTCCGATGACGAACGGATAGATAGAAAACGGGGTCCAACCGATGGCGTTCCACGGTTTTTCTGTGAAAAATTGGCTGATGTTCCGAAACCGAACGCCAATGATCGGGATCGTTGGGAAGAGGTAGCTGAACCCGTTAATCAGGTTCAGCAACGAAACAAGGATAAACGCCGTCCAAAAGGGTTTACTTCTAAAGAAGTTCGCGCCACTGTTCCGCGTCATTTCTAACGGCAGTTGGATGATGGGATAGGCGAGTTTCTCACGTTCAGTCCACTGTTTTCGCAGTACAACATTGATGCACAACATGACAAACACAAGCACGACGATGAAACTCGTCCACCACAAGGTCGGACCGAGCCATGCCTGTAGGACTTCTGCGCGATAAAGCGTCGTCTGTCCTTCGTAAAACCCTTCTAAAATCCCCTTATCTTGGACTGTCCCCCACGTCGGCATGTATCGGTATAAGAGTTCTCGCCATTCGTTTTCAGGCGTATCGAACCAGAAGACGTGCCCGATCATCGGGATGAGCACCTGTGTATGGTCGTGTGAAGCGATCGCACTCGCCATGCAAAGCATCA
Coding sequences within:
- a CDS encoding SMP-30/gluconolactonase/LRE family protein, translating into MSTSKQFSRRTFLRGLGVSAALPWLEAIRPLTAWADIPTKEGPITRYPDPAVEVIDPRFATYKIGNAVVERLWTGSRWAEGPVWFGDGGYLLWSDIPNNCILKWQEATGAVSVYRKPANYTNGHTRDRHGRLISCEHGTRRVTRTEYDGTITILIDRFEGKRFNAPNDAAVHPDGHIWFTDPGYGILSHYEGHKAEFELPTSVYRLNPDTGEAIVVTEEIERPNGICFSPDYNKLYVADTGPPKNIVVYDVLNSERLANKQVFADMAPGAADGLRCDTDGNLWAGAGWVGEGYDGVHIFAPDGTLIGKIHLPEICANICFGGVKRNRLFMTGSQSLYSVYVNAQGVPYF
- a CDS encoding DUF1552 domain-containing protein codes for the protein MSTSKQLSRRTFLRGLGVSVALPWLEVMGPLTSWANAPASGVAHQTAPNRMAFLYVPNGKIMEDWIPSQIGADYGLPEILKPLESVKDKMLVLSGLTADKARHNGDGGGDHARAMSAFLTGAQPRKTDGANIQAGISVDQAAAMRIGNRTRLPSLELGIDPGRRSGNCDSGYSCVYSSSLSWRSATQPLPNEINPKAAFERLFSSLPDTQREARDQQRKSILDFVRQDSKDLLHRVSGNDVRKLDEYFSSIRDIEVRIASAEKFPPIESPDYTVPEEIPADYQEHLRLMMDLMVLAFQADVTRVTTFVLANEGSNKPYPFVDVPDGHHYLSHHGGDEEKIEKIKRIDIFHSQQLAYFLEKFDATPEGEGSLLEHSMILYGSGNADGNRHSHHDLPILLAGNGCGTIKSGRHIRYPKETPLNNLWLSMLNRMDVDLAQLGDSTGSLQGLA
- a CDS encoding glyoxalase, coding for MLAVKELGHVGLYCTDVQKSQDFYTRILGLTVTDAHPEGHIIFLSAQPESEHHELALCPGRDVAPGAKVVQQVSFIVEDIADLKQFYALLKSEEVRIRSVVNHGISLAIYFYDPDENVVEVYAKTPYKVPQPFSEDVDLDLDDEELMRIAETGSPAEDTD
- a CDS encoding glutathione S-transferase, with protein sequence MNDLDIADCINKTCPWSGEPVQADSLTEYDGHVVGFCNPGCRDQFETAVRHFEEAKSAKASR
- a CDS encoding Uma2 family endonuclease; amino-acid sequence: METLKDFEFKQRKYMPVFPKASGKPTIYIEGYPCEDDEPMAATGFHAEQISNFFDQLYRYFAINPHIYVGIDNFIYYREGDLTKFVAPDVYVVLGVDKFPQRRSFYTWSEGAVPAAVFEFLSDSTANQDRNEKVQLYLMDMGVPEYFIHQPEMKKPAEFRGWRRSPLGGISEILPDVQGGLFSETLNLLFRWENLLPNEVRLLRPYLPDDTPITTSMEEEHLRIEEQRLRTEAEARAAEETERRKALEAELERLRAQLGPR